From the Perca fluviatilis chromosome 11, GENO_Pfluv_1.0, whole genome shotgun sequence genome, the window ttctAGATGATTGGATGGTAAAATGACTCGATGAAAGCTAAATTGGATTGAAAACATCTTGGGTAGAAAACACTGATAAAGTTACAGCATGAAGAGCAGCTGAGAGGATGAAAGCTCCACCCCGTTACTATGAGACTGCTAAGTGGCTTAAGCATTCTCCATCCCTATATTATCTGAATGAGTCAACAACAAGTACATCAGATAAGGCCAGCAGGTGAGACGAGTCGTACAAAACACCCATTGATTTATAGAAGCGTTAAGCCCAATGGATGTGCAACACAGAGGTTTTCTGTTCTGGACGTCAGGTAAGAAAACGTACCTTTGGTCAATCAATAATCCGTCAATATGTGTGTCTGCACAAAAGTTCCAACAGAACCAagtgattttatgtttttttctcaagTGTTTTGAGAATTTGGAAGTATTAAGGGTACTTAATTAAGTATTAAAATCTTAATATCCATTTTATACTGATGTCCCACCCGAAAGTGTAGGAAAATCTATATTCAAATTCAAGGTTTCATCCAAACTACAACTGAAGTCAACTGTAATTTTCTTTTAGAGTTCTATgtcaaatgtatattttttgttatatatttatgtttctcACATCAAGGAAATTATTTACAACTTCCTGTATCttcatttgcatttgttttcatttgcacAGTCAAGGGACTGAGACCATTACTGTATGCTCATATTTGAATATTGGCTTTTCATTTTCCCTGACCTGGTTTACCTGGACTAAAAATAACTTGGAGCCACACTACAAAAGTTACATCAATGTCATTTTGATTAAGACCGAGTCAGCCAGAGCAGCTAAAAGACCATAGTTCATAATTCAAAGTGCCTGCCTCATTGACACTTCATGTGAAGACCCATGTTTGCTCATAGGAGTTCATTAGATTATAGttataaagaaatataaataaaatagtctCTCTACTCATACACTAGActgcatatttatgcagttACACATTTGGAAGGGGATCCAGTCTGACTGTTGATATTAATCTATAGTCTTTTCATTAACAGGAAGCTGCTGGAGAAAGTAGTCAACACACCGTAAAACACACCTCAATCAGAGCATCTCGGCCACCATAATGTCATCAATGCTCATGTCAAACCTCACACAGGATTGGGTGGAGAGTATGCAGAGGTGGCACCTCGAATTTTTTTTCATCCCCACCACAGTCCTCACTCTGGCAACCTTGCTCGCCAACCCCGTTCTGCTGACGTGCATTATACTGTCCCGTGCCTTGCGTCAGGAGACACGTTACCTGCTAGTGGCCAACACCCTGACAGCAGACATGCTCTTCCTGGTCCTCAACCTGGCCACAGCCATCTGTAACGCTGCAAGAGCTCAAGTACCCTGGCTTATTTGTGAGCTGGTCACAGCCGTCACTGTCACCACCTACTGCTGTGCCATCCTCACCGTCACCCTGATGGTGGTTGACACCTACGCTGCGGTTCGCTGGCCTCTCCATTACCATGACATTCTTCCACCTGCCCGCACCCACCGCATACTGGTGGGGGTTTGGGTGCTCGCAGCCATTTACCCTTTCACCCTTATGATCATAATGGAGATGGATCGAGGAAATCCCCGTGAAAAGGTGGCTGTGTGTCTGGTGCTCCTCTCCCTGGGCTTCATTCAGGTCAATAACGTGATGGGGATCTACATCTACTTCTTTGTAGCTGCACTCATCTGTGCTATACTCATTTTTTTCTGCTACATTCGGCTCTACATGGTAACAAGGACCCAGGGCATCTGGCAGAGCCGCTTCTCCAGGGCCCGGGTCACGCTGCTGGCTCATGGGGTTCTTCTCCTGCTCTACTTTGTCCCCGGCTTTGTTTTCACCCTGGAGCTCTTCATGTTTCAGAGGAACGAAATAAGTCAGGATGTTCGCGTGTGGGTCAGCTCAGTCAATATGGGTGTTTTCATGTTGCTGCCCAGGGTGTTTGCTCCGTACCTGTATGGACTGAGGTACAGGGAGATCTCTGATACTCTAATGCAGTTTCTGCACCAGCACAGGACACTCAGCCAGATTACTGTTTCATGAAGACACTTACGAACTGGCAATTTTTCAAATTTCTCAAATGCCCTCTGATAAACAAGCATGTAACTGCAAGAGCAGTAGCCAGAATGAGTCTAAATTCccaagattttgtttttttgactttttccaaattattcattttaataCTATTCATTTAAGATACGGGTATATTGTTTGTTGGTGAATATTCTCTAAATGCTGTTTCAAAACACTCCCCACAATGCCAAGAATGTAATTCTGGTAGAGACACACTAAAATCCCTTCATTGTATCTTATTTCTTGGCCTATAGCATTCAAATTTAAGAATAAGGACTCTAAATTTGTGTTTGAATTTAGAACATAAACTCCTCAGCTCGTTAAAACCCCCAAATTCCCAAAAACAATACTGAGGACATGTCCTCTGTGTTCTCAATGGTAGCTATAGCCCAGGTTGCTGCCATGTCCATGTTTTCCGTTGCTTCATTGCTTTGTCAGTCTAGTCTTTTCTAGTTCTTTTTCTATATACACGTATTATGTACGTatcaggtttgtgtttttaataataaaaagagtttttttttttttactgctgtgTGGATCAACATGAAACTAGGCAGAACTCCCTTACTTTCCAAGTTTATGTCTCATTGTTGAGGCGTCTTTaatcccttttcttttttataaattgtaCAACCAAAGTGTGGCTCATCATTATGTAACGTAAAAGCCATGAAGAACCTGACAATAAGCCTCACAGTTTTATAACCATACTGTAGTAACGATGCACTTAACTCCATTTACCCTCATGGCTGTTTGTCTAAAATTGGTTGTCCAAGAAGATCATTAACGAATGGCTGACTGACTCGGCAACTTAATGCACTAGAGTAGAGAAAAGAGCACCTTCCCTCATTTACTGTAGGAAGGTCGGGTGCTGATGGGTAGTAATGAGTCAGACACCCTAGCTGCTGGGACTTATCTCGGTCTCAGCTGTGTGTCATATGTAACCGGTACAAGAACTCAACAGCAGAGGGACACATTTGTCTGTACACTGAGCTCTGCACTGCTCTTTCCTGCAACAAATGTAAGTGTGTTTGCTTAGTATCAAGCTACTGGGCCTTGCTCCCTCCACATATCCTCTAAACATCTGCTCTTGGTGCTCACTGTCATCCTTTCTACATCTGTCCGTGGATCAGATCAGCACCAAAATCACATGTGCTATATACTATCAGTTTCCATGGCACTGCAATCACACAGCTCTAATAATAGGCTACAACTAGTCTGATTCTTTTCTGTATTGACTGATTTGCTTGTTATTCATGGACATGTTTGCTCTTTGCAGTGATACTTACCCTTCTTATCTTCCTGGTAGACTTTCTCCGATTACAAGGTTTTGTTCTGAACTCGTACAGCAGGTGCCTGCATTGTATAGTATTCTCACCTGCTCTGAGCTGTGCCCATttcatgaagtgtgtgtgtgtttacattttgaaGTGCCATAGTCAGCAACTTTCGCTGACAGAAGTATACTGTGTAAAGGTTAAAATTCATTTTACAGTGTAAACCAAGTCATTGATAACATCGTGGACACTTTCAGGGAACTCAGTTGGGAGCTCTCAGAAATATTTTGCAACAGGGTAAGGAAGTTGAGACATCCTTTGTTCCAACTGagctcctccttcctcttcacCTGAAAACAAATGTAGCATGCTGCATTTTATCCTGTTCACGTGGCAACAGGATCATATTACAGATCGTTTTTTGTTAGGCACACGCACGTATAGGCTACATATTCTTATTTGCCAAAGTTCTATGTCGATGTAACTACGTAAATACCTAGACGTCAATGGTAAAACGTAGGGCtggcattttatttaataacGTCTGCCTAAACAATTTACGGTTAATATTTTGGTAGTAACTGTCCTCTACACGTTCATACAAGTATTGCATAAAACTGTTATTGTTTTGCGTGTATTGCTCAACCGCTGTCATTTTTTGTTGTGAACTTTTTTTCTCCGCGAAAAGTTGCGTTTGTTTGCAAACAAAGAAAAGCCACGTGTAGAACGAAAGGCTCACGGGAAATGCAGTTTCTCTTAGAGCAAAAAGTAAGCGACAACAATCAATCTAACTCAAATACCCATAATGCAGCACCAGCCTAGCGGGCGCAGTgggctggattttttttttttgcctgacaagtatatatatatatatatgggttcTGTTTTTACTGTTAGCTAGTTTGAgcccttttgtttttgtcatcccCTGAAAGTCAAAATGTCCCGGCTATATAACAGCCTACCTTGTTGGCCATAACTATTCGAGGGCAGACATTGTTAAAGATATTGTTAAACTATATttcagatttatttttgttttgttttgttcactTGTGACCGAAGAGGAAGTTTCATCTGGAAACGTCTCTGTAAGGTAACGACTTGTATCTATTACAAAAGATGTTGTTAATGAGTTTGTGACTTCTGAATTTGGAATTATTACTTACTTTCCGGTTGAATTTGTATTGAGTAAAGCTATTGCTAGTGTTTTTTTCTAGTATGTTTACAAGGGCTAACGGTCGGCACGAGGCAAAGTCTCCTTTGtctaaatacagaaacacaactGTTTTCTTGTTCACTGTTCAGCGTTACCTCGCATCATATATACATGAAAACATTTTACTTGATTGTCTGTAATTAATACTTAAATAGTGGGATATAATGTCATAtttagcaaaaaaataaatagcaaaATAATATGTATATGATTTTTTCCCACATCaattacaacaataaaaaaatggtttatttcattttatgtaatttgttgtttttatatcattttattgTACTCCTCCTCAGCTGGTATTAGTCACAAAGTAAAGATTTCGTGCATCAGACACCTCTGGCTAAACCTGTCCTCTGCTCCACATGACATCAAGGAGTTGCTGCTGCACGTTAATAACCCACTTGAATAGGTTGAGTCTCCCCAGGCTGAGCCATAGTTAAAAATAACCTGAGATCAATGACCTCACAGTAGGAAAGGCCATACATAAGagagtttttaatgttttgatgAAATATCTTCAAGAACTTGAGAATTGGCTGCCCCAAATATACACCCATTCTTTGTGGATCTCAACAAAGCATAATTCATGGGACACATTGGTGGTAAAAAAATGTCCAAAGACTACAGGACTAACTAAAACAGAATATGACTTAAGGTTATCAGTTGCACTGGCTTTGCAAATGTTGTTCGAACAATGATTTTGGGGTGTCCCTCCTCCCCCACACTCTCTTTCAAAACACACCTGAATGAAATGTAGGTTGGCATTCCTACCGTTGCTCAACCTCTCTCCCGCCTGTATCTCTTTTTCATCTTCCATCTCGTGCAGTTCATTGTGCTGCAGGGCACAACTGTTTTGCAGCATTGATGACCTAAAGCAACGTTCAGGCAGATTTGTGTGCAGCTCAGATTTCATTCCTCgaaactttttttcttaaactgtGATGCAAGACATTTTAGTTCTACCCCATGGGCttgacaaatgtttttttcttcctgcttTTGTACACATGCTTTGTGGCTTCACTCTGTGAGTGCTTTGTTTGCCCATAGTGAATCTTCTCAATTTGTACTACAGTGATCCAATTCAGTTGTTTTTTATGAATTCATGAACTGGCTATCCCCTCCTACCACACCTGATAAGATGCCATGATAATAGTATATAGTGATATAATGGAAACATGTTTCTTTTGTACTAACACTGTACTGATTGGTCTCCATCCTCAGGTCATCTT encodes:
- the LOC120567725 gene encoding probable G-protein coupled receptor 148, which encodes MSSMLMSNLTQDWVESMQRWHLEFFFIPTTVLTLATLLANPVLLTCIILSRALRQETRYLLVANTLTADMLFLVLNLATAICNAARAQVPWLICELVTAVTVTTYCCAILTVTLMVVDTYAAVRWPLHYHDILPPARTHRILVGVWVLAAIYPFTLMIIMEMDRGNPREKVAVCLVLLSLGFIQVNNVMGIYIYFFVAALICAILIFFCYIRLYMVTRTQGIWQSRFSRARVTLLAHGVLLLLYFVPGFVFTLELFMFQRNEISQDVRVWVSSVNMGVFMLLPRVFAPYLYGLRYREISDTLMQFLHQHRTLSQITVS